Proteins from a genomic interval of Bombyx mori chromosome 8, ASM3026992v2:
- the LOC101736657 gene encoding zinc finger protein 287 encodes MDEADIKTEDDMVLVIVEDEPRDGYEEIVNKFEKNIEEECDVENMIETAAKHGHFIDIKVEPAEEEDTWSQIDYDYCDIKTENEDYENFDDDDDGHQEQDSEPFEDVEYLYDDEEYLPPNDIDIKLGRGQRRSLLRPDEQKSFVNELREQYPELRKNTKKLVNAVSEIMRGTKPPKPPKGSFVKNGNYRECTLCNCLSESLPAAERHYQEKHGQRYLICFACGVDFRSKTNLYKHEKRCISSDATIVLKARASLLGNKARSRPYINHYKNKPPRVFKSNKKFQCSECSATFTVQKTLDSHMNLHKGLRPYRCKTCPAAYTSPTALSRHEKKHLDVQYICDHCGRAFKIKEALIPHLDTHKPYRKFGCHLCDRRYAQKAALQLHIDRVHRNLPPPCACPVCPKRFPRMSLLKTHMMSEHGLNIMTRKMFFKKLPTLSESEMKQVAKVMLKKDVESVAFGGSGAPTPAPTGAPPPAPAGAPPPAPARQPPPPAPDQEYIAGEEIVIPETLSRDEMIDFLKNLDTGGDKTQVFVIKNGDSLKTLQGSFSDVI; translated from the exons atGGACGAAGCTGATATTAAAACTGAAGACGACATGGTCTTGGTTATCGTTGAAGATGAACCCAGAGACGGGTACGAAgagattgtaaataaatttgaaaaaaatatagaagagGAGTGTGATGTTGAGAATATGATAGAAACTGCAGCGAAACACGGTCATTTCATCGACATTAAAGTTGAACCTGCGGAAGAGGAGGACACATGGAGTCAGATTGATTATGACTACTGTGatataaaaactgaaaatgagGATTATGAAAActttgatgatgatgacgatggtCATCAAGAACAG GATTCTGAACCATTTGAGGATGTAGAATACTTATACGATGATGAAGAATATCTACCACCAAATGACATTGATATAAAATTAGGTAGGGGACAACGTAGAAGCTTACTGAGGCCTGATGAACAGAAGTCTTTTGTAAACGAACTAAGGGAGCAGTATCCTGAGTTGAGAAAGAACACCAAAAAGTTGGTGAATGCTGTCAGTGAGATTATGAGGGGCACTAAACCACCAAAGCCACCGAAAGGTAGCTTTGTTAAAAATGGAAATTACAGAGA GTGCACACTTTGCAATTGTTTGTCGGAATCCTTGCCAGCTGCCGAGAGACATTATCAAGAGAAACACGGCCAGAGATACCTAATCTGCTTTGCTTGCGGTGTGGATTTCAGGAG CAAAACAAACCTATATAAACACGAGAAGCGATGTATATCTTCAGACGCCACCATAGTGTTGAAAGCGCGGGCTTCGCTCCTTGGTAATAAGGCTCGAAGTCGTCCTTACATAAATCATTACAAGAATAAACCACCAAGAGTTTTCAA GTCCAACAAGAAGTTCCAATGCAGCGAATGCTCAGCAACGTTCACAGTTCAGAAGACATTAGATTCGCATATGAATCTCCACAAGGGCTTGAGACCGTACCGGTGTAAGACTTGTCCGGCTGCGTACACGTCGCCTACCGCTTTATCT CGCCACGAGAAGAAACATTTAGACGTTCAGTACATTTGCGATCACTGCGGCCGCGCGTTCAAGATCAAAGAAGCTCTGATACCTCACTTGGATACACACAAAC CGTATCGCAAGTTCGGGTGCCACCTGTGCGACCGGCGGTACGCGCAGAAGGCGGCGCTGCAGCTGCACATCGACCGCGTGCACCGGAACCTGCCCCCGCCCTGCGCCTGCCCCGTCTGCCCCAAGAG GTTCCCCCGCATGTCTCTGCTGAAGACGCACATGATGAGCGAACACGGACTCAACATCATGACGCGTAAA ATGTTCTTCAAGAAGCTGCCGACGCTATCGGAGTCCGAAATGAAGCAGGTCGCGAAGGTGATGCTCAAGAAGGACGTGGAGTCCGTGGCGTTCGGTGGCAGCGGCGCCCCGACCCCCGCACCCACCGGCGCtccgccccccgcgcccgccgGCGCCCCGCCCCCCGCACCCGCCCGCCAGccgccgccgcccgcgcccGACCAGGAGTACATCGCCGGGGAAGAGATCGTGATCCCGGAGACTCTGTCCAGGGACGAGATGATCGACTTCCTGAAAAACTTGGACACCGGCGGCGACAAAACCCAAGTGTTCGTCATCAAAAACGGAGACTCCCTGAAGACCCTACAGGGATCCTTCAGCGATGTTATCTAG